AAGAAAATTTTAAAAAATTATGATCCTAATCTTAATAAAACAAATTTTTGAACATATCTTAATAATACTTCAAGATTATATGCAATTAATAAGGTTAAATATTGAAATGCTAAAAAGAGAAACATCAAATGTGTAGATTATGATATAGAAGATTTTAGTTTTATTGAAGATATAGATGCACTGAAAGATATTTTTAGTTCTATTGAGAAAGAAGATTTTTTAAAATTAAAAAAACTTTTAAATGAAGATGATTTATTTTATTTAAATTATTTAAAAAATAAAAATAAACATATATCTGCTCAAAAGATAAATTTATGGCGTAAAAAAATGTTAAAGAAATTAAATGCTTATTATGGTGATAAATATAAATTTAATATATAATTATTAAAAGTCCTTTATGGGCTTTTTTAAATTAAACAAGGTATAATTTTTATATGCAAAAAAGAAAAGTAAAATTAAGTTGTGCTAATTGTTATAACTTTAATTACGTAACAAATAAAAGCTTACAAAATCTTAAAAGAATTGAAATTAAAAAATTTT
Above is a window of Mycoplasma sp. 1018B DNA encoding:
- the rpmG gene encoding 50S ribosomal protein L33, encoding MQKRKVKLSCANCYNFNYVTNKSLQNLKRIEIKKFCPKCKLHTLHKEEK